One stretch of Anolis carolinensis isolate JA03-04 chromosome 3, rAnoCar3.1.pri, whole genome shotgun sequence DNA includes these proteins:
- the LOC100552256 gene encoding collagenase 3, translated as MYPSSAAAFFLLLGISWCFRLPISDEDDSDEFTNQDFEFAERYLKTHYNLHSRPAGLLRKSANTFASKLREMQAFFGLEVTGKLDEDTYDLMKQPRCGVPDVGEYNFFPRKLKWSHNNLTYRIVNYTPDLKKSEVDRAFRKAFKVWSDVTPLNFTRIRSGIADIMISFGRKEHGDFYPFDGPSGLLAHAFPPGPNTGGDAHFDEDELWSTDSNGYNLFIVAAHELGHSLGLEHSTDPGALMYPVYTYTGNTGFLLPDDDVQGIQTLYGKGDHDPHPDDHPKTPEKCSPNLVLDAITELRGEMMIFKDRFFWRLHPQMVDADLVQIKSFWPEMPSKIDAAYENTENDHVLLFRGRKFWALNGYDIVEGYPKKIYELGLPRSVKAIDAAVHFSETGKTFFFIGEKYWSYDEINQVMDKDYPRLIEDDFPGIGNRVDAAYQKNGYIYFFNGALQYEFNIWSERIIRVMKTNSIFWC; from the exons ATGTATCCAAGTTCTGCAGCTGCCTTTTTCCTGTTGCTGGGCATCTCATGGTGCTTTAGACTACCAATATCAGATGAAGATGACAGTGATGAATTCACAAATCAAGATTTTGAATTTGCAGAG CGCTATCTAAAGACCCATTATAACCTCCACTCCAGACCTGCTGGCCTGCTGCGAAAATCAGCTAATACATTTGCTTCCAAACTTCGAGAAATGCAAGCATTTTTTGGGCTGGAGGTCACTGGCAAACTCGATGAAGACACGTATGACCTGATGAAACAGCCACGCTGTGGGGTCCCTGATGTGGGGGAATACAACTTTTTCCCCCGAAAGCTGAAATGGTCTCATAATAATTTAACATACAG GATTGTTAATTACACCCCTGATCTGAAAAAGTCTGAAGTGGACAGAGCATTCAGGAAAGCTTTCAAAGTTTGGTCTGATGTGACACCACTCAACTTCACTAGAATTCGCAGTGGTATTGCTGATATCATGATTTCCTTTGGAAGGAAAG AACATGGTGATTTCTATCCCTTTGATGGACCTTCTGGACTCCTAGCTCATGCTTTCCCCCCTGGACCAAATACTGGAGGAGATGCTCATTTTGATGAGGATGAACTGTGGTCAACTGATTCCAATG GATATAACTTGTTTATTGTGGCAGCCCACGAGTTGGGTCATTCACTGGGACTTGAGCACTCCACAGACCCTGGTGCACTGATGTATCCAGTTTACACATATACAGGAAACACGGGCTTCTTGCTTCCAGACGATGATGTACAAGGAATTCAGACTCTTTATG GTAAAGGAGACCATGATCCTCATCCTGATGATCATCCCAAAACTCCAGAGAAATGCAGCCCAAACCTGGTACTTGACGCCATCACAGAACTTAGAGGAGAAATGATGATCTTCAAGGACAG GTTCTTCTGGCGTCTACATCCCCAGATGGTTGATGCAGATTTGGTACAAATTAAGTCCTTTTGGCCAGAAATGCCAAGCAAGATTGATGCAGCATATGAAAACACTGAGAATGATCATGTGTTGCTTTTTAGGG GCCGGAAGTTTTGGGCTTTGAATGGTTATGACATAGTAGAAGGCTACCCAAAGAAGATTTATGAACTGGGTTTACCAAGATCTGTGAAGGCGATAGATGCAGCTGTCCACTTCAGCGAAACAGGCAAAACTTTCTTTTTCATTGGTGAAAAATACTGGAG TTATGATGAAATCAACCAAGTGATGGACAAAGACTACCCTAGACTTATTGAGGATGATTTCCCAGGAATTGGTAATCGAGTGGATGCAGCCTATCAGAAAAATG GTTATATATACTTTTTCAATGGAGCACTGCAGTATGAATTCAAcatctggagtgaaagaattatTCGGGTCATGAAAACCAACTCAATCTTCTGGTGCTGA